In Leptospira montravelensis, the DNA window GAACCTTATCAAGAAAAATATATTTTACCGTCTGGGATGGTGAAGTATGGGTAGAAAAGAAGTAATCTTATGAAAAAAATCAAGGTATTTGTAATTGATGATTCAGCAGTCGTAAGGCAAGTGTTAACCGAAATATTCAATTCGGATTCTAATTTTGATTTTTTAGGAAGTGCCTCTGACCCGATTTTTGCCCTAGATAAAATGAATAACAATTGGCCAGATGTGATCGTTTTAGATATCGAAATGCCAAGAATGGATGGTCTGTCTTTTTTAAAAAAGATAATGGCAGAAAGACCAACACCAGTTGTGATTTGTTCTACATTGACTACCGAAGGCTCCGATACTGCAATGATTGCGATGAGCCTTGGTGCTTGTGATATCATTACAAAACCGAAAATAGGATTAAAAGATTTTTTAAATGAATCTACGATTGAACTAACAGATGCAGTGATTGCAGCCGCATCCGTATCTCTAAAGGCACTACCAAATCATTTAGAGAGAAAAGAGTTTTCGATTAAAACGGAAAAAAAACAAGATATTTCCCAATTACAAGCCACAGAAAAAATTGTTGCGATTGGAACTTCTACCGGAGGCACCATCGCGTTAGAACAAGTTCTCACCAAACTTCCCAGAGACAAAACCCCTGGGATTGTGATAGTCCAACATATGCCCGAAAAATTTACCGAGACCTTTGCCAAACGATTAGATTCCATTTGTGATATTAGCGTCAGGGAAGCAAAAGATGGAGACCGTGTTGTGAGAGGACTGGCGCTCATTGCACCAGGGAACCGCCATATGACAATTAGGCGATCCGGAGCCCAGTATTTTGTGGATGTGGCAGATGGACCACTTGTCAATCGTCATAAACCTTCTGTGGATGTATTGTTTCGTTCCGTCGCTAGACAAGTTGGAAAAAATGCCAAAGGAATCATAATGACTGGAATGGGAGACGATGGAGCCTCTGGCATTTTAGAAATGAAAGAAGCTGGGGCTGATACGATAGCCCAAAATGAAGAAACTTCGGTTGTGTTTGGAATGCCAAAAGAGGCAATTAGGAGAGGAGGTGTGAACCACATCCTCCCTCTCACTGAAATTTACAAAACAATTGTGGGTTACGGCTGATTAGCCGAGACCCAGTTCTTTTGTTACTTTTACTTTTCTTGCCCGAATATCTTCTGGAGATTCCTCTTTTAAAATTTCATCAGGTTTGATTTTAAAGATAGGTTGTGCTTTTGTCACAATCTTTCCATCCGAATCCACCATTAAATTTTTCACAATGGTTCCACTCACCGGAGCAAGGATTTTGTTAAACATCTTCATCACTTCAATGATAAAGAGTGGTTGTCCTGCTTGAAAATGGTCTCCTTCATTAATGAGTGGAGGAAGATTGGGTGCTTCTTTTGAGTAGAACATTCCACCCATTGGAGCCACAATTTCGTCCCCAGACATTTTTGGCGGTGGGTTTAGAGTTTTAATAAATGCATCTCTCGTGTCCTTGTTTTTGAATTCATCAGGCACTACCCCATCCAAATCTGCATTTACATCCAAACCAAAGAAGTTTGATTTGATACCGATTTTAGGAAGTAAGAGTAAAGTTTCAAGACCGGCTTGGAACCCATTGTGACTTGCCACTGAAGCATTCCAAAGATCCTGAGAAAGTGAATTCGATGGATTTTTACCTTTAGCGAGTGCATCGGATAATTCTTTCCAAGAACTAAGACCAGTTCTTTTTGAAAGTTCCGTATAAAATTCTTTTGCTTCACTCAGTAACTTAGCATCATGATCCCAAATCTTTTCAGAACTTGCTTTTTCTTCGGTTGTATCTAAGTTCAAATAGTAATACAAAGATTCCAAAAATTGGATTGGGTTTTCACTGAATTCTACATTCGCCCCATTGCGAGTCCAAAGTTTTCCGTCAAAGTATCCGAGGAATCCGCCAAGAAGATGTGGGTTTGCAAGGAGCCGTTCCATCGGACGAATGACAAGAGTCATTTTTTTGTTTAGGATTTTCTTTAGGTCAGCATCGGAAGCTTTTGTTTTTTCTGTCCAAAGGTATTCCAAATCCAAATCATTGATAATGGACTGTAAAGCACCAATGCCAGCTAAATAGGAAATCATAAACGCTGTGGATGGTTTGAACATCGCGTCCTTTCCCAAAATCCATTGGATGAGTCCGTAGTGAACCAGTAAGTTGGTTTCTAGGTTTTGCCCTCTAAGTTCTGTTTTGCGAAGGATATTACCTAAAATTTCCAAGTTCTCTGTTCTTGAATTTCCATAAGAAACAAGAAGTGCCACGTTCGAATCATAAGCACCCGCCAGGTTATAATGTACAAAGGCACCGGTATCAGGGTTACGAGTACAAATTCCTTGGTCATCCCTGATTTCTTCTGGGAGGGCCTTAGACCAGTTTTGAATGATCCCACCAGCATGTGGTTGGAGAGCCCGGTTTGTGGCATTGATTCGAACTTCTGCACCAGAAACATTTCGTAAAATTCTCTCTGGTTTAGGAACTCTAAGTCCGTGGATAGAAAGCACTGCCATCGCTTCTACAAGTGAATCAATATAAAAGAAATCGTTTGGATCATCTGGATTGGTGAACTTCATTTTGTACACCATTTCTGTGACCCTGTGTTCCACTTGGATTCTTGTGTTTACTTCCATAAAAAAGAAACTATTTCCTTCTACGATACATTCAAACGTAGAAACGGAATTCAATCGAATGGCCTTACCAAACACTTCTGCTTGGTGTTCCATATCTTTTAAAGTTTGTACATCTTTATCAAGGATGGCAGCTTTTTTAGCATTCGAAGAACGAACTAGATCTGCTTCTTTTTGTAATAACTCAACTGTTTGGGAAATTTCCAAAAGTTTTTGTTCGTGCATTTGTAAAGAACAATCCCGACCACCCAGTGATAAAGACCATTCCCCATTACCAATGAGCTGGATTTCGTTGTGGCGAGTGTT includes these proteins:
- a CDS encoding protein-glutamate methylesterase/protein-glutamine glutaminase, which gives rise to MKKIKVFVIDDSAVVRQVLTEIFNSDSNFDFLGSASDPIFALDKMNNNWPDVIVLDIEMPRMDGLSFLKKIMAERPTPVVICSTLTTEGSDTAMIAMSLGACDIITKPKIGLKDFLNESTIELTDAVIAAASVSLKALPNHLERKEFSIKTEKKQDISQLQATEKIVAIGTSTGGTIALEQVLTKLPRDKTPGIVIVQHMPEKFTETFAKRLDSICDISVREAKDGDRVVRGLALIAPGNRHMTIRRSGAQYFVDVADGPLVNRHKPSVDVLFRSVARQVGKNAKGIIMTGMGDDGASGILEMKEAGADTIAQNEETSVVFGMPKEAIRRGGVNHILPLTEIYKTIVGYG
- a CDS encoding biotin/lipoyl-containing protein, coding for MLDKNLKRIQFQESESAWIRSFSVESIKCLIVCRGPVRKETMDVFDAIGVKEYGILLSEKDSIVYPKALAPELRNFRFPENIHRVPDYMGAGKEEKEQRIRQIIGIAKDNGYTHIFAGYGFMAEDAEFIEAIEKAGITFMGPSSHVAKGAGAKDEAKKLARSLNVSVTPGVDNITALALLRKTGNSKDGLLKVAKENNLNFSFNDSKSLEDNAEDLLQLSYEKTIDITSIPDLQKESSLLCEDIWKKYPGKRIRFKYIGGGGGKGQRVISEKSEIDAAVMEILAESKVTAVGSNRNFLIELNIENTRHNEIQLIGNGEWSLSLGGRDCSLQMHEQKLLEISQTVELLQKEADLVRSSNAKKAAILDKDVQTLKDMEHQAEVFGKAIRLNSVSTFECIVEGNSFFFMEVNTRIQVEHRVTEMVYKMKFTNPDDPNDFFYIDSLVEAMAVLSIHGLRVPKPERILRNVSGAEVRINATNRALQPHAGGIIQNWSKALPEEIRDDQGICTRNPDTGAFVHYNLAGAYDSNVALLVSYGNSRTENLEILGNILRKTELRGQNLETNLLVHYGLIQWILGKDAMFKPSTAFMISYLAGIGALQSIINDLDLEYLWTEKTKASDADLKKILNKKMTLVIRPMERLLANPHLLGGFLGYFDGKLWTRNGANVEFSENPIQFLESLYYYLNLDTTEEKASSEKIWDHDAKLLSEAKEFYTELSKRTGLSSWKELSDALAKGKNPSNSLSQDLWNASVASHNGFQAGLETLLLLPKIGIKSNFFGLDVNADLDGVVPDEFKNKDTRDAFIKTLNPPPKMSGDEIVAPMGGMFYSKEAPNLPPLINEGDHFQAGQPLFIIEVMKMFNKILAPVSGTIVKNLMVDSDGKIVTKAQPIFKIKPDEILKEESPEDIRARKVKVTKELGLG